A window of Triplophysa dalaica isolate WHDGS20190420 chromosome 7, ASM1584641v1, whole genome shotgun sequence contains these coding sequences:
- the LOC130426922 gene encoding uncharacterized protein LOC130426922 isoform X2: protein MNLSNSLLMSILLRISYGFTVKGPSGPLVVPLGGSVLLPCSVDSLSSLKDLEVEWKRSDSQTLIHLYQDGDIRPEVQHEDYHDRAHFFTDNIKQGNFSLLLKNVTAEDEGQYTCKVHSGQESGETVMEIKDVERLIVSGSNKSLSVYVGEDVTLNCSVDSHIPAEEVSWKKRVKDEHITVLLYQNKETQPEASDAHYTDRVEFFRDEIHRGNFSLRLKRVRTEDKGLYMCQVFAGRFSDNTTVTLGQLGFSSLHIMVLILCISACGSALLFCSLIYCRSKHKDAVIHLQMLLILCPNIIMFFAFVFWGVSDGFLNETVTCCALFFLRPLMLLWTVPKANELSGITGHWVRYGFRLEYIIFTIVVFSVFERGMITTLFAIVPIMCGLIIIYIFTAMIPRLTLNIMAFISFDILPPLQLILLFYAFGIAKGTFLIAGVLPVIVIVARFDWSYICGKEGLRCSRVVMGTGWIIFTLLMNVILALLYIMALENEIDRAGWICLIVFLQVLWTFNNFRRSFNHWDTRSNSIVFVFGSVGVVLINAVALMTELILKTVNGERSLWDLRITVFSSESLTVICLLFLQLFDTSEESDRSKKLRRQSSFTQNYYNRHTCHQNHNTQQNPTEEHETLSV, encoded by the exons ATGAACTTGTCTAACTCTCTTTTGATGTCAATACTGCTGCGCATCTCTTATG gTTTCACAGTGAAGGGTCCGTCAGGTcctctggttgttcctctgGGAGGTTCAGTTCTTCTGCCCTGTTCTGTTGATTCACTCTCATCACTGAAGGATCTGGAGGTGGAATGGAAAAGATCAGACTCACAGACTCTCATTCATCTGTATCAAGATGGAGATATTAGACCAGAAGTCCAGCATGAGGATTATCATGATCGAGCTCATTTCTTCACTGACAACATTAAACAGGGAAACTTCTCCCTACTGTTGAAGAATGTGACAGCTGAAGATGAAGGACAATACACATGTAAAGTTCACAGTGGACAAGAGTCTGGTGAAACTGTGATGGAGATTAAAGATGTTG AGCGTTTGATTGTGTCAGGATCAAATAAGTCTCTTTCAGTGTATGTGGGTGAGGACGTGACTCTGAACTGCTCTGTGGACTCTCACATCCCAGCTGAAGAGGTTTCATGGAAGAAAAGAGTTAAAGATGAACACATCACAGTTCTGCtctatcaaaacaaagaaactcaACCAGAAGCATCAGACGCGCATTACACAGACAGAGTTGAGTTCTTCAGAGATGAAATCCACAGAGGAAACTTCTCTCTCAGACTGAAGAGAGTCAGAACTGAAGATAAAGGACTTTACATGTGTCAAGTGTTTGCTGGACGATTCTCTGACAACACAACTGTAACACTGGGACAACtgg GTTTCTCTTCTTTACACATAATGGTGTTGATTctgtgtatttctgcatgtggATCTGCTCTTCTCTTCTGTTCTCTCATCTACTGCAGATCAAAACATAAAG aTGCAGTCATTCATCTCCAGATGTTATTGATCCTTTGTCCAAATATTATCATGTTCTTTGCATTCGTCTTCTGGGGTGTTTCTGATG GTTTTCTGAACGAGACGGTTACTTGCTGTGCTCTGTTTTTTCTACGGCCTCTAATGTTGCTTTGGACTGTACCCAAAGCAAATGAACTTTCAG GTATAACCGGACATTGGGTGCGTTACGGCTTTCGTCtagaatatattattttcacCATTGTTGTTTTCTCAG TGTTTGAAAGAGGAATGATAACAACGTTGTTTGCAATAGTGCCTATCATGTGTGGCCTCATCATCATTTACA TATTTACAGCAATGATACCTCGATTGACACTCAACATTATGGCTTTCATAAGCTTTGATATTCTGCCTCCATTACAACTCATCCTCCTGTTCTATGCATTTGGAATTGCCAAAGGAA catttctcATTGCTGGAGTTTTACCAGTGATTGTTATTGTGGCAAGATTCGATTGGAGTTATATATGTGGGAAAGAAGGACTCAGAT GTTCACGTGTTGTCATGGGAACAGGCTGGATTATATTTACATTGCTGATGAACGTGATATTGGCTTTACTTTACATCATGGCACTGGAAAATGAGATTG ATCGTGCAGGATGGAtctgtttaattgtgtttctTCAAGTATTATGGACGTTTAATAACTTCAGACGTTCTTTTAATCATTGGG ATACCAGGAGCAATagtattgtgtttgtgtttggatcAGTTGGTGTTGTTTTAATCAACGCTGTTGCTTTGATGACTGAACTGATATTGAAAACAG TTAATGGTGAGCGTTCATTGTGGGATTTGAGAATCACTGTCTTCTCCTCTGAGAGTCTCACTGTTATATGTCTGTTATTTCTACAACTATTTGACA CGTCTGAAGAGTCCGACCGATCAAAGAAGCTTCGTCGGCAG TCTTCATTCACACAAAACTACTACAATAGACACACCTGTCATCAAAATCACAACACACAGCAGAACCCAACAGAGGAACATGAGACTCTGTCagtgtaa
- the LOC130426922 gene encoding uncharacterized protein LOC130426922 isoform X3: MNLSNSLLMSILLRISYGFTVKGPSGPLVVPLGGSVLLPCSVDSLSSLKDLEVEWKRSDSQTLIHLYQDGDIRPEVQHEDYHDRAHFFTDNIKQGNFSLLLKNVTAEDEGQYTCKVHSGQESGETVMEIKDVERLIVSGSNKSLSVYVGEDVTLNCSVDSHIPAEEVSWKKRVKDEHITVLLYQNKETQPEASDAHYTDRVEFFRDEIHRGNFSLRLKRVRTEDKGLYMCQVFAGRFSDNTTVTLGQLGFSSLHIMVLILCISACGSALLFCSLIYCRSKHKDAVIHLQMLLILCPNIIMFFAFVFWGVSDGFLNETVTCCALFFLRPLMLLWTVPKANELSGITGHWVRYGFRLEYIIFTIVVFSVPIMCGLIIIYIFTAMIPRLTLNIMAFISFDILPPLQLILLFYAFGIAKGTFLIAGVLPVIVIVARFDWSYICGKEGLRCSRVVMGTGWIIFTLLMNVILALLYIMALENEIDRAGWICLIVFLQVLWTFNNFRRSFNHWDTRSNSIVFVFGSVGVVLINAVALMTELILKTVNGERSLWDLRITVFSSESLTVICLLFLQLFDTSEESDRSKKLRRQSSFTQNYYNRHTCHQNHNTQQNPTEEHETLSV; encoded by the exons ATGAACTTGTCTAACTCTCTTTTGATGTCAATACTGCTGCGCATCTCTTATG gTTTCACAGTGAAGGGTCCGTCAGGTcctctggttgttcctctgGGAGGTTCAGTTCTTCTGCCCTGTTCTGTTGATTCACTCTCATCACTGAAGGATCTGGAGGTGGAATGGAAAAGATCAGACTCACAGACTCTCATTCATCTGTATCAAGATGGAGATATTAGACCAGAAGTCCAGCATGAGGATTATCATGATCGAGCTCATTTCTTCACTGACAACATTAAACAGGGAAACTTCTCCCTACTGTTGAAGAATGTGACAGCTGAAGATGAAGGACAATACACATGTAAAGTTCACAGTGGACAAGAGTCTGGTGAAACTGTGATGGAGATTAAAGATGTTG AGCGTTTGATTGTGTCAGGATCAAATAAGTCTCTTTCAGTGTATGTGGGTGAGGACGTGACTCTGAACTGCTCTGTGGACTCTCACATCCCAGCTGAAGAGGTTTCATGGAAGAAAAGAGTTAAAGATGAACACATCACAGTTCTGCtctatcaaaacaaagaaactcaACCAGAAGCATCAGACGCGCATTACACAGACAGAGTTGAGTTCTTCAGAGATGAAATCCACAGAGGAAACTTCTCTCTCAGACTGAAGAGAGTCAGAACTGAAGATAAAGGACTTTACATGTGTCAAGTGTTTGCTGGACGATTCTCTGACAACACAACTGTAACACTGGGACAACtgg GTTTCTCTTCTTTACACATAATGGTGTTGATTctgtgtatttctgcatgtggATCTGCTCTTCTCTTCTGTTCTCTCATCTACTGCAGATCAAAACATAAAG aTGCAGTCATTCATCTCCAGATGTTATTGATCCTTTGTCCAAATATTATCATGTTCTTTGCATTCGTCTTCTGGGGTGTTTCTGATG GTTTTCTGAACGAGACGGTTACTTGCTGTGCTCTGTTTTTTCTACGGCCTCTAATGTTGCTTTGGACTGTACCCAAAGCAAATGAACTTTCAG GTATAACCGGACATTGGGTGCGTTACGGCTTTCGTCtagaatatattattttcacCATTGTTGTTTTCTCAG TGCCTATCATGTGTGGCCTCATCATCATTTACA TATTTACAGCAATGATACCTCGATTGACACTCAACATTATGGCTTTCATAAGCTTTGATATTCTGCCTCCATTACAACTCATCCTCCTGTTCTATGCATTTGGAATTGCCAAAGGAA catttctcATTGCTGGAGTTTTACCAGTGATTGTTATTGTGGCAAGATTCGATTGGAGTTATATATGTGGGAAAGAAGGACTCAGAT GTTCACGTGTTGTCATGGGAACAGGCTGGATTATATTTACATTGCTGATGAACGTGATATTGGCTTTACTTTACATCATGGCACTGGAAAATGAGATTG ATCGTGCAGGATGGAtctgtttaattgtgtttctTCAAGTATTATGGACGTTTAATAACTTCAGACGTTCTTTTAATCATTGGG ATACCAGGAGCAATagtattgtgtttgtgtttggatcAGTTGGTGTTGTTTTAATCAACGCTGTTGCTTTGATGACTGAACTGATATTGAAAACAG TTAATGGTGAGCGTTCATTGTGGGATTTGAGAATCACTGTCTTCTCCTCTGAGAGTCTCACTGTTATATGTCTGTTATTTCTACAACTATTTGACA CGTCTGAAGAGTCCGACCGATCAAAGAAGCTTCGTCGGCAG TCTTCATTCACACAAAACTACTACAATAGACACACCTGTCATCAAAATCACAACACACAGCAGAACCCAACAGAGGAACATGAGACTCTGTCagtgtaa
- the LOC130426922 gene encoding uncharacterized protein LOC130426922 isoform X4: MNLSNSLLMSILLRISYGFTVKGPSGPLVVPLGGSVLLPCSVDSLSSLKDLEVEWKRSDSQTLIHLYQDGDIRPEVQHEDYHDRAHFFTDNIKQGNFSLLLKNVTAEDEGQYTCKVHSGQESGETVMEIKDVERLIVSGSNKSLSVYVGEDVTLNCSVDSHIPAEEVSWKKRVKDEHITVLLYQNKETQPEASDAHYTDRVEFFRDEIHRGNFSLRLKRVRTEDKGLYMCQVFAGRFSDNTTVTLGQLGFSSLHIMVLILCISACGSALLFCSLIYCRSKHKDAVIHLQMLLILCPNIIMFFAFVFWGVSDGFLNETVTCCALFFLRPLMLLWTVPKANELSGITGHWVRYGFRLEYIIFTIVVFSAMIPRLTLNIMAFISFDILPPLQLILLFYAFGIAKGTFLIAGVLPVIVIVARFDWSYICGKEGLRCSRVVMGTGWIIFTLLMNVILALLYIMALENEIDRAGWICLIVFLQVLWTFNNFRRSFNHWDTRSNSIVFVFGSVGVVLINAVALMTELILKTVNGERSLWDLRITVFSSESLTVICLLFLQLFDTSEESDRSKKLRRQSSFTQNYYNRHTCHQNHNTQQNPTEEHETLSV, encoded by the exons ATGAACTTGTCTAACTCTCTTTTGATGTCAATACTGCTGCGCATCTCTTATG gTTTCACAGTGAAGGGTCCGTCAGGTcctctggttgttcctctgGGAGGTTCAGTTCTTCTGCCCTGTTCTGTTGATTCACTCTCATCACTGAAGGATCTGGAGGTGGAATGGAAAAGATCAGACTCACAGACTCTCATTCATCTGTATCAAGATGGAGATATTAGACCAGAAGTCCAGCATGAGGATTATCATGATCGAGCTCATTTCTTCACTGACAACATTAAACAGGGAAACTTCTCCCTACTGTTGAAGAATGTGACAGCTGAAGATGAAGGACAATACACATGTAAAGTTCACAGTGGACAAGAGTCTGGTGAAACTGTGATGGAGATTAAAGATGTTG AGCGTTTGATTGTGTCAGGATCAAATAAGTCTCTTTCAGTGTATGTGGGTGAGGACGTGACTCTGAACTGCTCTGTGGACTCTCACATCCCAGCTGAAGAGGTTTCATGGAAGAAAAGAGTTAAAGATGAACACATCACAGTTCTGCtctatcaaaacaaagaaactcaACCAGAAGCATCAGACGCGCATTACACAGACAGAGTTGAGTTCTTCAGAGATGAAATCCACAGAGGAAACTTCTCTCTCAGACTGAAGAGAGTCAGAACTGAAGATAAAGGACTTTACATGTGTCAAGTGTTTGCTGGACGATTCTCTGACAACACAACTGTAACACTGGGACAACtgg GTTTCTCTTCTTTACACATAATGGTGTTGATTctgtgtatttctgcatgtggATCTGCTCTTCTCTTCTGTTCTCTCATCTACTGCAGATCAAAACATAAAG aTGCAGTCATTCATCTCCAGATGTTATTGATCCTTTGTCCAAATATTATCATGTTCTTTGCATTCGTCTTCTGGGGTGTTTCTGATG GTTTTCTGAACGAGACGGTTACTTGCTGTGCTCTGTTTTTTCTACGGCCTCTAATGTTGCTTTGGACTGTACCCAAAGCAAATGAACTTTCAG GTATAACCGGACATTGGGTGCGTTACGGCTTTCGTCtagaatatattattttcacCATTGTTGTTTTCTCAG CAATGATACCTCGATTGACACTCAACATTATGGCTTTCATAAGCTTTGATATTCTGCCTCCATTACAACTCATCCTCCTGTTCTATGCATTTGGAATTGCCAAAGGAA catttctcATTGCTGGAGTTTTACCAGTGATTGTTATTGTGGCAAGATTCGATTGGAGTTATATATGTGGGAAAGAAGGACTCAGAT GTTCACGTGTTGTCATGGGAACAGGCTGGATTATATTTACATTGCTGATGAACGTGATATTGGCTTTACTTTACATCATGGCACTGGAAAATGAGATTG ATCGTGCAGGATGGAtctgtttaattgtgtttctTCAAGTATTATGGACGTTTAATAACTTCAGACGTTCTTTTAATCATTGGG ATACCAGGAGCAATagtattgtgtttgtgtttggatcAGTTGGTGTTGTTTTAATCAACGCTGTTGCTTTGATGACTGAACTGATATTGAAAACAG TTAATGGTGAGCGTTCATTGTGGGATTTGAGAATCACTGTCTTCTCCTCTGAGAGTCTCACTGTTATATGTCTGTTATTTCTACAACTATTTGACA CGTCTGAAGAGTCCGACCGATCAAAGAAGCTTCGTCGGCAG TCTTCATTCACACAAAACTACTACAATAGACACACCTGTCATCAAAATCACAACACACAGCAGAACCCAACAGAGGAACATGAGACTCTGTCagtgtaa
- the LOC130426922 gene encoding uncharacterized protein LOC130426922 isoform X1 encodes MNLSNSLLMSILLRISYGFTVKGPSGPLVVPLGGSVLLPCSVDSLSSLKDLEVEWKRSDSQTLIHLYQDGDIRPEVQHEDYHDRAHFFTDNIKQGNFSLLLKNVTAEDEGQYTCKVHSGQESGETVMEIKDVERLIVSGSNKSLSVYVGEDVTLNCSVDSHIPAEEVSWKKRVKDEHITVLLYQNKETQPEASDAHYTDRVEFFRDEIHRGNFSLRLKRVRTEDKGLYMCQVFAGRFSDNTTVTLGQLGFSSLHIMVLILCISACGSALLFCSLIYCRSKHKDAVIHLQMLLILCPNIIMFFAFVFWGVSDGFLNETVTCCALFFLRPLMLLWTVPKANELSGITGHWVRYGFRLEYIIFTIVVFSVLYKNVINRLLHYSVFERGMITTLFAIVPIMCGLIIIYIFTAMIPRLTLNIMAFISFDILPPLQLILLFYAFGIAKGTFLIAGVLPVIVIVARFDWSYICGKEGLRCSRVVMGTGWIIFTLLMNVILALLYIMALENEIDRAGWICLIVFLQVLWTFNNFRRSFNHWDTRSNSIVFVFGSVGVVLINAVALMTELILKTVNGERSLWDLRITVFSSESLTVICLLFLQLFDTSEESDRSKKLRRQSSFTQNYYNRHTCHQNHNTQQNPTEEHETLSV; translated from the exons ATGAACTTGTCTAACTCTCTTTTGATGTCAATACTGCTGCGCATCTCTTATG gTTTCACAGTGAAGGGTCCGTCAGGTcctctggttgttcctctgGGAGGTTCAGTTCTTCTGCCCTGTTCTGTTGATTCACTCTCATCACTGAAGGATCTGGAGGTGGAATGGAAAAGATCAGACTCACAGACTCTCATTCATCTGTATCAAGATGGAGATATTAGACCAGAAGTCCAGCATGAGGATTATCATGATCGAGCTCATTTCTTCACTGACAACATTAAACAGGGAAACTTCTCCCTACTGTTGAAGAATGTGACAGCTGAAGATGAAGGACAATACACATGTAAAGTTCACAGTGGACAAGAGTCTGGTGAAACTGTGATGGAGATTAAAGATGTTG AGCGTTTGATTGTGTCAGGATCAAATAAGTCTCTTTCAGTGTATGTGGGTGAGGACGTGACTCTGAACTGCTCTGTGGACTCTCACATCCCAGCTGAAGAGGTTTCATGGAAGAAAAGAGTTAAAGATGAACACATCACAGTTCTGCtctatcaaaacaaagaaactcaACCAGAAGCATCAGACGCGCATTACACAGACAGAGTTGAGTTCTTCAGAGATGAAATCCACAGAGGAAACTTCTCTCTCAGACTGAAGAGAGTCAGAACTGAAGATAAAGGACTTTACATGTGTCAAGTGTTTGCTGGACGATTCTCTGACAACACAACTGTAACACTGGGACAACtgg GTTTCTCTTCTTTACACATAATGGTGTTGATTctgtgtatttctgcatgtggATCTGCTCTTCTCTTCTGTTCTCTCATCTACTGCAGATCAAAACATAAAG aTGCAGTCATTCATCTCCAGATGTTATTGATCCTTTGTCCAAATATTATCATGTTCTTTGCATTCGTCTTCTGGGGTGTTTCTGATG GTTTTCTGAACGAGACGGTTACTTGCTGTGCTCTGTTTTTTCTACGGCCTCTAATGTTGCTTTGGACTGTACCCAAAGCAAATGAACTTTCAG GTATAACCGGACATTGGGTGCGTTACGGCTTTCGTCtagaatatattattttcacCATTGTTGTTTTCTCAG TTCTCTATAAGAATGTTATAAATAGACTCCTGCATTATTCAGTGTTTGAAAGAGGAATGATAACAACGTTGTTTGCAATAGTGCCTATCATGTGTGGCCTCATCATCATTTACA TATTTACAGCAATGATACCTCGATTGACACTCAACATTATGGCTTTCATAAGCTTTGATATTCTGCCTCCATTACAACTCATCCTCCTGTTCTATGCATTTGGAATTGCCAAAGGAA catttctcATTGCTGGAGTTTTACCAGTGATTGTTATTGTGGCAAGATTCGATTGGAGTTATATATGTGGGAAAGAAGGACTCAGAT GTTCACGTGTTGTCATGGGAACAGGCTGGATTATATTTACATTGCTGATGAACGTGATATTGGCTTTACTTTACATCATGGCACTGGAAAATGAGATTG ATCGTGCAGGATGGAtctgtttaattgtgtttctTCAAGTATTATGGACGTTTAATAACTTCAGACGTTCTTTTAATCATTGGG ATACCAGGAGCAATagtattgtgtttgtgtttggatcAGTTGGTGTTGTTTTAATCAACGCTGTTGCTTTGATGACTGAACTGATATTGAAAACAG TTAATGGTGAGCGTTCATTGTGGGATTTGAGAATCACTGTCTTCTCCTCTGAGAGTCTCACTGTTATATGTCTGTTATTTCTACAACTATTTGACA CGTCTGAAGAGTCCGACCGATCAAAGAAGCTTCGTCGGCAG TCTTCATTCACACAAAACTACTACAATAGACACACCTGTCATCAAAATCACAACACACAGCAGAACCCAACAGAGGAACATGAGACTCTGTCagtgtaa